The region GGACTTGACCTTGACCACCTCGCGCTCGCCGGTGGCCCGGACCAGGTCGACGACGATCCGGTTGGCCTCCTCGGCGTCGCGCGCCCAGTGCACGACGCCGCCCGCGGCGGTGACGGCCGCCTCGAAGCGCTCCAGGTAGGTGTCCAGGTGCGACAGGGTGTGGGCCTTGATCGCCGCGCCCGCCTCGCGCAGCTCGGCCCAGTCGTCGAGCTCGCCGACGACCGACGCGCGCTTGCGGCGGATCGTCGCGGTCGCGCCGGCCAGGTTGTGGCGGAGCTGGGAGTCGGCGACCGCCCGCTTGGCCGCCTCCGGGAACGGCGGCATGCCGAGGAACGTGCTCACGCTCGGTCTCCTTCGGTCGAGGCCAGGATCTCGGCCAGGTGCACGACCCGGATGCCCGAACGCTGCCGGGACAGCAGGCCGCCGATGTGCATCAGGCACGAGCTGTCGCCGGCGCAGAGCAGCTCCGCGCCGGTCTCCCGCACGTGCCGGGCCTTGTCCGCGCCCATCGCCACCGACACGTCCGGGTTCTTCAGCGCGAACGTGCCGCCGAACCCGCAGCACTGCTCGGCCTGCGGCAGCTCGACCAGGTCAAGGGCCCGCACCTCGCGCAGGAGTTGCAGCGGCCGGTCTCCGACGCGCAGCAGCCGGACGGAGTGGCAGGTGGGGTGGTAGGTGACCCGGTGCGGGAAGTACGCGCCGACGTCGGTCGTGCCGAGCACCGAGACGAGGAACTCCGACAGCTCGTGCACGCGCGGGGCGAGCCCGCGCACCGCGCGCGAGAGCCGGGAGTCGCCGGAGCTGTCGGCGACCGCCGCGTGCTGGTGGCGGACCGACCCGACGCACGAGCCCGACGGCGCCACCACCGCGTCGTAGCCGGCGAAGGCGTCGACGAAGGTGCGCACGGAGGAGACGGCCTGGCGCCGGTAACCGGTGTTGGTGTGCATCTGCCCGCAGCAGGTCTGCGCGGCGGGGAACTCGACCTCGCACCCGAGCCGCTCCAGCAGTCGCACGGTCGCCTTCGGTGCTTCCGGGAACACGGTGTCGCCCAGACACGTCGCGAACAGGGCAACCCTCATTGCGGCATCACTCCTGGTGTGCGGGAGCCGGGACCGGTGCCGGCCCGGAACCGTCGCCGGCGTCGAACCACCACCGGCGAACGACCACCGGCCGGGAACCACTACCGGAACTGTGGCCGGTGCGGCGCGAGCACGCTCGTCCGCCGACCAATCTATGGTCAGACCACAGCAAGGACGTACTGTAGAGACCGATGGAGCGGATGTGAACCCTGGGGGGCCGATGGCGGGACAGGACGACCCGGGGCGCGACGACGCGGCGGGCTGGCGGCCGGTCGCGCGGGCGCGCACCTACGAGCTGGTCATCGACCGGGTCGAGGAGCAGATCCGCACC is a window of Saccharopolyspora erythraea NRRL 2338 DNA encoding:
- a CDS encoding (Fe-S)-binding protein; translation: MRVALFATCLGDTVFPEAPKATVRLLERLGCEVEFPAAQTCCGQMHTNTGYRRQAVSSVRTFVDAFAGYDAVVAPSGSCVGSVRHQHAAVADSSGDSRLSRAVRGLAPRVHELSEFLVSVLGTTDVGAYFPHRVTYHPTCHSVRLLRVGDRPLQLLREVRALDLVELPQAEQCCGFGGTFALKNPDVSVAMGADKARHVRETGAELLCAGDSSCLMHIGGLLSRQRSGIRVVHLAEILASTEGDRA